Proteins from one Nicotiana tabacum cultivar K326 chromosome 23, ASM71507v2, whole genome shotgun sequence genomic window:
- the LOC107808721 gene encoding uncharacterized protein LOC107808721, whose product MSIRSVGYSVDEDFLLCQMYLDISQDPITGVYQSSDQFWSRVVDTYNNAKVFNWEIRNKKSLQHRFANIEKAVKKLNGCVRQVEMLRPSGASEQDILTQAKVLFMQDPNFKKGFKFDHVWALMKDFEKFNDGNVERKKIRKQNDANISSDSEARAPDSPCVSSPSLSFLVNLNEDVADDSTPSQRPSGVKKAKMKRKIDDGYMKIVESQNNRIVEAMNSATERQKETNDIEREKMRLKELKYDRKIMSMDVDSVLDPVRREYFRQEQQQIMYKRNQQPQQSQPQQSSASFTQYYNNFGVLENNMSRY is encoded by the exons ATGTCCATTCGATCTGTAGGATACTCTGTAGATGAAGATTTTCTATTATGCCAAATGTATTTAGATATTTCTCAAGATCCAATAACGGGAGTCTATCAATCTAGTGATCAATTTTGGTCTCGAGTTGTAGATACATACAATAATGCAAAGGTATTTAATTGGGAGATTCGCAACAAAAAATCACTACAACATCGATTTGCAAATATTGAGAAGGCAGTAAAAAAATTAAATGGATGTGTACGTCAAGTAGAAATGCTGCGTCCTAGTGGTGCTTCAGAGCAAGACATT CTTACACAAGCAAAAGTTTTATTTATGCAAGATCCAAACTTCAAAAAAGGATTTAAATTTGATCATGTGTGGGCTCTAATGAaggattttgagaagtttaacgATGGCAatgttgaaagaaaaaaaataagaaagcaaaATGATGCTAATATATCATCGGACTCTGAGGCTCGTGCCCCTGATTCACCCTGTGTATCATCTCCTAGCTTATCATTTTTAGTAAATTTAAATGAGGATGTTGCAGATGATTCCACGCCATCACAACGACCAAGTGGGGTGAAGAAAGCAAAAATGAAGAGGAAAATCGATGATGGTTATATGAAGATAGTCGAATCACAAAATAATCGAATTGTTGAGGCGATGAATAGTGCAACTGAGAGACAAAAAGAAACAAATGACATTGAAAGAGAAAAAATGAGACTAAAAGAATTGAAATATGATCGTAAAATTATGTCCATGGATGTAGATTCTGTTTTGGATCCAGTTCGTCGTGAATATTTTCGGcaagaacaacaacaaataatgtaTAAAAGAAATCAACAACCACAACAGTCACAACCACAACAATCATCTGCCTCATTCACTCAGTACTATAATAATTTTGGTGTACTTGAAAACAACATGTCTCGGTACTAA